In Ostrea edulis chromosome 6, xbOstEdul1.1, whole genome shotgun sequence, a single window of DNA contains:
- the LOC125661454 gene encoding uncharacterized protein LOC125661454, translating into MMNNYTFQLTPPEMEVNKALNCIKQRKYSRGLSLLIKARKGFRKAILTYTHNTVRAEVRSLCRDKPSSFKGGKTLGEISGFDWEKQFTELQTKCPTLSSVLIGALTSERSMPYFGLASKPSLSAKPVIGTIASIITFERKPKTLNYFQQLNSVQMWLAGCQREMFSRLNHLGLCIGIKGTRSYLDHIRTSYDAEVLKWKTNISDYLLGLQSDSSASAAYTIPYADSEATLSIDSFPSSTASSPQRQHNSPIRRGNFQAHMQDSPQLHSDEDMVLSSTKSTSDVEENMSHSDKSLPKGRYGFSLCFDNVNQRTTVRHQTRDNKNKMFNMVQGYAALDRVPTLHLNDVPPLPESIKTIPLENYLPSEMDEVDLRFEFTTIINRIMCEYIPIFKPLATAINWHIQHRYSQISASKSHLVPIGVLDKDESRVSDTIDILEEYHKYVPLKPNGQPFPLVLHADGLSVERGNNAQNARINGNTAWTQLQGLQMNIQEWHKRCLLLQDIFDEMYKGSSGREIGTLFQLKNYFNHRNVTSNVKQSFNHDEEFLEFTTNGYVVLAAMHVMNLQDLDEIPKSFPNTEDKQMHFLHNVSGKIVDMMFLSTQPYVKHILQDRGHDLEPDSEFCVCRTEHQDLEMIYCANKDCMFGGWFHLDCLGLEEEPDGDWWCSPECRNYQPGKKKKTTVADNLTDHKKSYALKVMWHGLNQRVRRDALRENDGNRIIMHWKFDLLNFFEHNHPKYFHVCHQLLSAINGAVSPRLQHSLKWNRTVNPNGGPGKNLEMDLQMEFFNKEYKESVKDAAGQLTEATIARHSQMVGVGKVISSVYEKQVASVQRSAVQTTDTHCRENDIVEFVSMMRGENIFKANPGRHFKTFPDVTHVLFRKISASAFKKRLIRLRKELADHREITIQMQRN; encoded by the exons ATGATGAATAATTACACATTCCAGTTAACTCCACCAGAAATGGAAGTGAACAAGGCCCTCAATTGTATTAAACAGAGGAAATACAGTAGAGGCCTGTCACTACTAATAAAAGCAAGGAAGGGTTTTAGGAAAGCAATTCTAACCTATACCCACAATACAGTTCGAGCTGAAGTGAGAAGCTTATGCAGGGACAAGCCATCATCCTTCAAAGGTGGAAAGACTCTGGGAGAAATTAGTGGTTTTGACTGGGAAAAGCAGTTCACAGAACTACAAACAAAGTGTCCCACTCTCTCAAGTGTGTTGATTGGAGCACTCACATCAGAAAGATCTATGCCTTATTTTGGACTTGCATCAAAACCTTCCTTGTCTGCAAAACCAGTAATCGGCACAATTGCCTCCATTATCACATTTGAAAGAAAGCCAAAGACTTTGAATTATTTCCAACAACTAAATTCTGTTCAAATGTGGCTTGCTGGCTGTCAAAGAGAG ATGTTCAGCAGATTAAATCATCTGGGGTTGTGCATTGGGATCAAAGGAACTAGAAGCTACCTTGACCACATAAGAACAAGCTATGACGCAGAAGTTTTAAAGTGGAAAACCAACATCAGTGACTACCTCCTTGGACTTCAGTCAGACAGTTCAGCCTCTGCTGCTTATACCATCCCATATGCTGACAGTGAAGCAACTCTTTCAATTGATTCTTTTCCCTCATCAACAGCTTCATCACCTCAAAGACAGCATAATTCACCGATAAGAAGAGGAAATTTTCAAGCACATATGCAGGATTCACCACAACTTCATTCAGACGAAG ATATGGTTTTAAGTTCCACAAAAAGTACATCAGATGTAGAGGAAAACATGTCTCATAGTGACAAGTCTTTGCCAAAAG GTCGATATGGATTTTCCTTGTGCTTTGATAATGTAAATCAAAGAACTACTGTCAGACATCAAACAAGGGACAACAAGAACAAGATGTTTAACATGGTTCAAGGATATGCAGCACTTGACAGAGTTCCAACTCTTCATCTTAATGATGTTCCTCCCTTACCAGAAAGTATAAAGACCATTCCGTTGGAAAACTACCTTCCATCTGAGATGGATGAAGTTGATCTTCGGTTTGAATTCACCACAATTATCAACAGAATTATGTGTGAATATATTCCCATCTTCAAACCTTTGGCAACTGCTATAAACTGGCATATCCAGCATAGATACTCACAGATTTCTGCTTCAAAAAGTCATCTG GTCCCAATTGGTGTTTTGGATAAGGATGAAAGCAGAGTTTCTGACACCATAGACATCCTTGAGGAGTATCACAAATATGTTCCACTTAAGCCAAATGGACAACCTTTCCCATTGGTCTTGCATGCAGATGGCCTGAGCGTTGAAAGGGGTAACAATGCCCAGAATGCCCGAATAAATGGAAATACTGCATGGACACAGTTACAAGGCTTACAAATGAATATTCAAGAATGGCACAAAAGATGTCTTTTGCTACAG GACATTTTTGATGAGATGTACAAAGGTTCAAGTGGAAGGGAAATAGGCACCCTCTTTCAGTTGAAGAACTATTTCAATCATCGTAATGTGACGAGTAATGTCAAACAGTCATTTAATCATGATGAAGAGTTTTTGGAGTTTACAACAAATGGATATGTTGTATTAGCTGCTATGCATGTTATGAACTTGCAAGATTTGGATGAAATTCCCAAGTCTTTCCCAAATACAGAAGACAAACAAATGCATTTCCTTCATAATGTGTCAGGGAAAATAGTCGATATGATGTTCCTGTCAACTCAGCCATAtgtaaaacacattttacaagACCGAGGCCATGACCTGGAACCAGACAGTGAATTTTGTGTGTGCAGGACAGAACATCAAGACCTTGAAATGATATACTGTGCAAATAAAGATTGTATGTTTGGGGGATGGTTCCACTTGGACTGCTTAGGTCTTGAGGAAGAACCTGATGGAGACTGGTGGTGTTCACCTGAATGCAGGAATTACCAACCCgggaagaaaaagaaaacaacagTTGCTGACAACCTGACAGACCACAAAAAAAGCTACGCTTTAAAAGTTATGTGGCATGGGTTGAACCAAAGAGTACGCCGTGATGCTCTACGAGAAAATGACGGGAACCGCATTATCATGCATTGGAAATTTGACTTGTTAAATTTCTTCGAGCACAATCATCCAAAGTACTTCCATGTCTGTCATCAACTATTATCAGCAATTAATGGTGCAGTTAGCCCTAGACTTCAGCATTCACTGAAGTGGAATAGAACAGTTAATCCAAATGGTGGACCTGGAAAGAATCTGGAAATGGATCTTCAGATGGAGTTCTTTAACAAAGAATACAAGG AAAGCGTCAAAGATGCTGCAGGACAACTGACAGAAGCAACAATTGCCAGACATAGCCAGATGGTGGGCGTTGGCAAAGTCATCAGCAGTGTTTATGAGAAGCAGGTGGCTTCTGTGCAGAGGTCTGCTGTACAGACAACAGATACTCATTGTAGAGAAAATGATATTGTGGAATTTGTGTCTATGATGAGGGGAGAAAACATTTTCAAGGCAAATCCTGGTCgacattttaaaacttttccaGATGTTACACATGTCCTATTCAGGAAAATCTCAGCCAGTGCATTCAAAAAAAGACTCATCAGACTAAGAAAGGAACTGGCAGATCATAGGGAAATTACAATCCAAATGCAGAGAAACTAA